The genomic interval GCCGGCGGCCGGCACCACAATCCGCCTCAGGCCCACGGCTAGCGCCTGAGGCTCATTGGGGGCCACCAGCTGTGCCGGCAGTAGGGACAGAAACCTGCGCAAACCCAAAAAGACACAACCCCAACGTTGTGACAGTCCGGGCTACGGGTCAAACAGGTCGTAGGGCCTCAGTCTGGCGGTGGGTCGTAGCCGCCGGGGTTCCATGGGTGACAACGCAGGATGCGGCGGCACGTCAGCCACAGACCCTTGACGGCCCCCTTTCGCTCAATGACTTCCTTGGCGTATTGGCTACATGTCGGCGTGAATCGACAATTCTGACCCAGCAGCGGGCTGATCCCGATTTGGTAAAACCGGATCAGAGCGATCATGAACCAACGAACCATCCATTCACTCCGTCACCCCGGTAGCGTCGATCAAGCTTGAAAACCGTCTTCGATCACACCGTTCTTGATGACGATGGAGATTCCGTCACGAATCTGGAATGCCTCGTCTTCGCCCTGGGTTTGAATTCCCGTTTCGTTGGTGATCCGAACGTTCTTTCCGATGCGGCTGTTTTTGTCCAGGATCGCGCCTTGGATCACGCTGTTGTCGCCGATCCCCAACGAGATGGATTCGGAGTCCAATTGATTCTGATCCTCCATGTAATCGGCGCCCATGACAACGGAGTCTTTGATCGTAACGTTGTCTCCAATCCGGGTTCGCAAACCGATCACGCTGTTCTCGATCGTCACGTTGTTACCGATTCTGCAACCGTCGGCGATCAAACTGCCGTCGATCTTGACGTCCCCCATGATCGTCGGTGGCAAGAAACGCGGGCGACTGTAAATCGGCGCTTCACGACTGCCGATTTCGAACGGCGGGTTCTTGCTCGCCAGGCTCAAGTTGGCTTCGTAGAATGCTCGGATCGTTCCGATGTCCTCCCAGTAGCCGTCGAACAAGTGCACCTGAACCTTGCGTGAACCGATCGCCTTGGGGAAGACCTCTTTGCCGAAGTCCGAGTCGTCGTTTCCCTCCAGCAATTCCATCATCACGGACTTGTTGAAGATATACAGCCCCATGCTGGCCAAGCAGTCGCGGCCTTTGCTGGGGATGCCACGCGCGTCGATCCACGCCGGATCCATCCGAACTTTGGCCAGATCTTCTTCGGTCTGAGGTTTCTCGACAAACCCCCGGACATTTCCTGCATCATCCACCTGCATGATTCCTAGCGACGAAGCGTCTTCGCGATCGACCGGGATACCCGCGATCGTC from Stieleria varia carries:
- the yidD gene encoding membrane protein insertion efficiency factor YidD, translated to MVRWFMIALIRFYQIGISPLLGQNCRFTPTCSQYAKEVIERKGAVKGLWLTCRRILRCHPWNPGGYDPPPD
- a CDS encoding glucose-1-phosphate adenylyltransferase; the encoded protein is MDLSNTIALILGGGRGTRLFPLTKIRAKPAVPLAAKYRLIDIPISNCINSGLNRVYVLTQFLSVSLHRHLRQTYFFDHFNGGFVELLAAQQTVTSGTDWYQGTADAVRKNLRYIEQPWVEHVLILSGDQLYRMDFRDMMRTHIESGADATIAGIPVDREDASSLGIMQVDDAGNVRGFVEKPQTEEDLAKVRMDPAWIDARGIPSKGRDCLASMGLYIFNKSVMMELLEGNDDSDFGKEVFPKAIGSRKVQVHLFDGYWEDIGTIRAFYEANLSLASKNPPFEIGSREAPIYSRPRFLPPTIMGDVKIDGSLIADGCRIGNNVTIENSVIGLRTRIGDNVTIKDSVVMGADYMEDQNQLDSESISLGIGDNSVIQGAILDKNSRIGKNVRITNETGIQTQGEDEAFQIRDGISIVIKNGVIEDGFQA